From Argopecten irradians isolate NY chromosome 2, Ai_NY, whole genome shotgun sequence, the proteins below share one genomic window:
- the LOC138317065 gene encoding sodium-dependent phosphate transport protein 2B-like — translation MKSTGQKFRQVVGIILKILVVFVFLYLFICALGFLGNAFKLVGGKTAGKAFRENDLLSNPVAGLMIGVLATVLLQSSSTTTSIIVTLVGSRIIPTMTAIPMVMGANIGTSVTNTLVALAQFGNREEFKRSFSGATVHDMFNWLTVLILLPLEVATHYLYRLTDVIIKSLDLSESSGKKRDLLKAITKPFTNLVVKVNSKVIKEIAVDKAGAEEKSVLKRWCKTLKVPVNSSTAESSYPGNVSLDHATVSNQTRNMSEMSETVSKFETIYVERCNNLLAMTDLDDSTAGVLLMVISFGMIIVSLVVIVKLLNSMLKGSVAKVVKKSFNSNFPGRFSFLTGYVAILIGTGMTMIIQSSSVFTSILTPLVGVEVVSLDRMFPLTIGANIGTTITTIMASLSLPAEQIPHSLQVGLCHLFFNVSGAVIFYPVMFMRKAPIGLAKMLGNVTSRYRWFSFFYIILAFFLVPGTVLGLSLAGTTVLLAVGVPLIITFVIIILINVLQRKANTRLPTILRNWDFLPEPLHSLDPLDRVITKITGVCKCCRREDESVHTEDACVQGKSNRGFEITEEEI, via the exons GAAAGACGGCTGGGAAGGCATTCCGGGAAAATGACCTCCTCTCCAACCCCGTGGCTGGCCTAATGATCGGTGTACTGGCTACGGTTCTGCTTCAGAGTTCGTCAACTACCACCTCCATCATAGTCACCTTGGTGGGCTCCCGAA TTATACCAACGATGACCGCTATCCCCATGGTGATGGGAGCTAACATAGGCACCTCTGTGACAAATACACTCGTCGCTCTGGCACAATTTGGCAATCGCGAAGAGTTCAAAAGGTCGTTTTCAGGGGCAACCGTCCATGACATGTTCAATTGGCTAACAGTTCTGATACTCCTGCCATTAGAGGTCGCTACCCACTACCTGTACAGACTCACTGACGTAATCATCAAAAGCCTTGACCTTTCCGAATCTTCTGGGAAGAAGCGCGACCTCTTAAAAGCTATCACAAAGCCCTTCACTAACCTGGTGGTAAAG GTAAACAGTAAAGTTATCAAAGAGATCGCGGTGGACAAGGCTGGGGCAGAGGAGAAGAGTGTCCTCAAACGTTGGTGCAAGACGTTGAAAGTCCCAGTTAACTCGTCCACAGCTGAAAGTTCTTACCCGGGAAATGTTTCACTGG ATCATGCAACCGTTTCTAATCAAACCCGAAACATGTCGGAAATGTCTGAAACAGTGTCTAAATTTGAAACGATCTATGTGGAAAGAT GTAACAACCTGTTGGCCATGACAGACCTAGACGACAGCACAGCTGGTGTCCTCCTAATGGTCATCTCCTTTGGTATGATCATCGTCTCCCTAGTCGTCATCGTCAAACTCCTCAACTCTATGTTAAAGGGATCAGTGGCTAAAGTGGTCAAGAAAAGCTTCAACTCCAACTTCCCGGGGAGGTTTTCCTTCCTAACTGGTTATGTGGCCATCCTGATCGGAACAG GTATGACAATGATAATACAGAGTAGTTCCGTGTTTACTTCCATCCTCACGCCACTTGTCGGTGTGGAGGTCGTCTCGCTCGACCGGATGTTCCCACTCACGATTGGTGCAAATATTGGTACAACGATTACAACCATCATGGCATCTCTCTCACTTCCTGCCGAACAAATCCCACACTCTCTCCAAGTCGGACTCTGTCATTTGTTCTTCAATGTTTCCGGAGCAGTTATATTTTATCCTGTCATGTTCATGAGAAAAGCTCCGATAGGTTTGGCAAAAATGCTTGGCAACGTTACGTCACGGTATCGATGGTTCTCTTTTTTCTACATAATTCTAGCATTCTTTCTCGTGCCTGGCACAGTACTAGGGCTTTCTCTGGCAGGAACCACAGTTCTCCTAGCTGTTGGTGTCCCACTTATCATAACTTTCGTTATAATTATTCTTATCAACGTCCTTCAGAGGAAAGCAAACACTCGTTTACCCACAATTCTTAGGAATTGGGATTTTCTTCCAGAACCCCTACATTCTCTGGATCCCTTAGACCGAGTAATAACAAAGATTACCGGGGTGTGTAAATGTTGTCGGAGAGAAGACGAATCGGTTCACACAGAGGACGCCTGTGTCCAAGGGAAATCAAACAGGGGGTTTGAAATAACAGAAGAAGAAATATAA